In Candidatus Kryptoniota bacterium, the sequence GTATAGGAGGACAGGGTCGTCCTTTCCTTACGGATCTCTCGCAAGCGAGCCATTTGAATATCGGCAGTGCATTATTGGGTGGTATCATTTTTAATGCTGCGAACATTCTGTTCTCTGCTGCTATTGCAATCGCCGGTATGGCTGTAGCGTTCCCGGTAGCAATAGGCATAGCGTTAGTGTTAGGTGTCATGATAAACTATTTTGCGGCAGAAAAAGGGGACCCCGTTTTACTGTTCGCTGGAGTTATCCTGGTAACAGTTGCGATCATACTTAATGCCATAGCTTACAGGAAGAAGAGCACCAATATTCAAAAAGCGTCTTCGAAAGGAATTACAATTTCGGTTGTCGCAGGATTGTTGATGGCTTTCTTCTACCGCTTTATAGCCGCATCCATGGATTTGAATGATTTTGTAAATCCCGCTGCTGGTAAAATGACGCCTTACACGGCGGTCTTTGTCTTTTCAGTCGGAATCTTCTTGAGCAATTTTATCTTCAACACCATTCTAATTAAGAAACCATTTGAAGGGGAACCAACAAGCTATACGGAATTCTTCAAAGGCAGATTCAAAATTCATATGGTTGGAGTGTTAGGCGGATTGATTTGGGGACTTGGCAATTCACTCAATCTTATCGCAGCAGGAAAAGCGGGGCCCGCAATCTCTTACGGCCTGGGACAAGGCGCAACCCTGGTTGCTGCTTTGTGGGGGGTCTTTATATGGAAGGAGTTCAGAAATGCTCCGCGAGGTACCAGCTCTCTAATCATAGCGATGTTTGTATTCTTCGCGTTTGGATTAGGATTATTGATGCTGGCTGGATCATAAACGTCAAGCGATAATAGGATTCCTTTCCATTGAATTCATTGACGACGACATAGAGATTCCCACCATCTACGGAACAGCTACGCCTTCGAAAAATTCTTGTCATTTGAGTCAAGCTCGAAGAGCGTCATTCCGCTTCATCATAAAAGGAAAAGGAGGGTCGAGACAAATGCCAAAAGACAGTCTAAGCCTGCTTCCGCAAGGAAAGTCAAGGAGTGAATCCAGGAGAATGGGTTCGCGGCGACTTGCCATGACCATCCTTCTTTTGTTATGCGCCTCGATTTCCTCCTATGCGCGGCAGAAGTCGGATGAAACTAATGCTGCCAAAGGTGTAAAGGATAAGTATATAGTGTTCTTCTTGACAAACACACCTTATCGGCAGATGGACAAATCCAACCGCGGAAAAGATGCCGACATACGCTATAGTTACGTCAAAGAGTTGCGGCATTTATTTGGTCCAATAAAGAAGGACAGCAGGTACAAGTATGCGATTGGACTTGTCGGTCCCATGCTCTTGACGCAGTCTGTCGCACAGATGCGAGACGAAGTCAATGCGGCTTTTGATGTAGCAGAAGCGAACGATGTCCCGTTGTATTTCCAAATTGATGATTGCAACAACTATACAAATTCGTTTGGCGATAGTGCGACTCCGAAATTCTACATGAACCCTGAATGGTGCGAATGGACAGCGTTTCCTAAAGACACTGAGAGCTGGGGAGGCGAGTCCAACGGGAGACTTGCCTATTTCTGGTTTAACTGGGGGCATTGGACTCATGCGGAAGCATTTCCATGCTATCAGTCCCCGGGATTTCGGAATTTCGTGGTCAGTCAACTGCAGAACGGTGTGCTTGATCCGCTTGTGAAACGATATAACAAGTTAATGGCGGAAGGCAAGGAATATCTTTTTGCGGGCATGGCGATTGGATGGGAAACCCACATACCTGATTATTCCTTAAACGACACTATACTGAAAGTGAAGCCCGGCAACTTACCTGTCGATGTGGTGACGGGCGATACGATGAAAGCCTGGGAAGCAACTGAATACGGTTACCATTCGTTGTACTTGAAGAGTTATACGACTTACAATCGTCTCGCTCTCGATACGGTAATCCACGATTACTCTGAACTTCTTGCAAGGACGGTCCACAATGCAGGAATACCGAAGCAGAAGATATTCACACACATGGTTGGGTTTATGTCTTCTGATCGAAACCTTCACACAACATTTTCCCCCCCGATGTGGGCAGCCGTAAACAACTACAGTATTCCGGGTTTCACTTTATCACCTGTAACCTGCTGGTACAATTTAGACACACTGGTCTCAGATATCAGGAAAGCGGACAGTGGGCAGAGATATTTTGCCTGTGCAGAGGGATATGGCAGGGGGGTAGACAGCAGTTTCGGGCAGGCCTACAGTTATTTCAAATCGATGTTCGATCATGGGGCAGTCCTTCTAACTGTTTTTGGTTGGGGTATCGAAGGAAATCCAATATCCGGGTATTCCCCGTTTGCAGTCTCGCATAGTTCGAAGAGTCCGTTTGTCAGGGCTGCGAAGGAATGGATGGATTCACAACACCATGGTCCGAAGTGAGAGATGAAACGTATCCTTGTCATGGTGTCTCTACTGTGTTTAGCTGCCCAGTATCCTTTTATGGGAGGGCGGGAAAACTCCAGGTGGTATTCCCAACTGGAATCAGGATTCAAGACTCCTCCTGATTCAGTTAAACCGCGAGTATTTTGGTATTGGCTTAGCAATATCATTTCTGCAGAAGGGGGCACGTCAGAATGAATTCCAAAGAACGGGTCTCAAGAGCTCTGAAAAAGAAAGACGGGCTTCCGGACAGGGTACCGATTGAATTTGACTTATGCAGGCAACTTACGCAGAGCTTCGGAAAGGAAATGGGGATGGAACCCGATTTCGCGCTGTCGTATTATGAGGATCTCACTTATAGAATATCCGCGAACGAAATCCGCACGAAATTAGGGAGTGATGTCGTGGTTGTCGGCGGAACAGTTGCAAGAGGTTATTCGCCTGAAATAATCGGAGATAATATTGCGAAAAACGAGTTTGGGCTCTATATGAAACCTACTCCGCTGTATGTCGAAGTAGTGAAATGTCCGCTGGATAATGCTGAGACAGTCGGCGATATAGACAGGTACCCGTTTCCAGATCCATATGCTCCGGGAAGATTCGACAAGGCCAAGCGGGACATAGAACAGTACGGAGAGGATTATTTTGTCATTGGAGATGTGGAGATTACGCTATTCGAAATGGCCTGGCATCTTACCGGATTGGAGAAGTATCTCATGGCGATGATATCTGAGGAACCTTGGGTGGATAGATTGAACGATCGCGTTGAAGCGTGGAGCACGGGAATTGCAATACAATTGGTGAAAGCTGGTGTCGACGCCATCTGGCTTGGGGAGGATCTGGGGAGTCAGACATCAATGCTTATCGCTCCGGATATATGGAGACGCATGTTTAAGGGGCGTCACAAAAGGTTAATTGACAAATTAAAGAAAAAGAATCCGGATATTATTATCATCATGCATTCGGATGGAGCTGTCGCTCCACTGCTCGATGACTTCATAGAGATCGGCGTTGATGTTTACAATCCTGTGCAGCCGAATGTTCCCGGTTCCGATCCGAGAGAGCTGAAAGATAAATACGGTAACCGGATTTGTTTTTTTGGCGGGATTGATCAACAGGAATTGCTGCCAAGGGGCGATGTTGAAGAGATACGCAAGGAGATAAAACGCAGAATAGGAATCCTTGGTGAAGGCAGAGGATATTTGCTTGCACCTGCTCATATTGTTCAGGCAGATGTGTCGACAGAAACGGTCAAAGAAATGATAAAGGCTGCAATGAAGTTCGGTTCATATGGAAGCCCCAATGGATAATAAGACAAAAATCGCACTCTTCTCGGTGGGTCTAAGTACCTACTGGGCTCAGTTCCCAGGACTCTTGGCCAGACTTAACGGGTACCGAGAAACGATTTTGAATCGAATATCCTGTAACAAGGATGTCGCGGTTGTGGATGCTGGTATGGTAGATACCGTCGAAAAAGCACGCTCTGCAGGTGAGCTCTTCAGAAAGGAGGACGTATCACTAATTTTCCTTCACGTATCTACGTATGCACTTTCATCTGTCGTGTTGCCTGCGGTGCTGAATGCAAGGGTCCCGGTAATCAT encodes:
- a CDS encoding GRP family sugar transporter, translated to MYIVESYPIAILFCIVTMLCWGSWANTQKLAGKTWRFELFYWDYVTGILLLSIIFAFTLGSIGGQGRPFLTDLSQASHLNIGSALLGGIIFNAANILFSAAIAIAGMAVAFPVAIGIALVLGVMINYFAAEKGDPVLLFAGVILVTVAIILNAIAYRKKSTNIQKASSKGITISVVAGLLMAFFYRFIAASMDLNDFVNPAAGKMTPYTAVFVFSVGIFLSNFIFNTILIKKPFEGEPTSYTEFFKGRFKIHMVGVLGGLIWGLGNSLNLIAAGKAGPAISYGLGQGATLVAALWGVFIWKEFRNAPRGTSSLIIAMFVFFAFGLGLLMLAGS
- a CDS encoding uroporphyrinogen decarboxylase family protein — protein: MVVGGTVARGYSPEIIGDNIAKNEFGLYMKPTPLYVEVVKCPLDNAETVGDIDRYPFPDPYAPGRFDKAKRDIEQYGEDYFVIGDVEITLFEMAWHLTGLEKYLMAMISEEPWVDRLNDRVEAWSTGIAIQLVKAGVDAIWLGEDLGSQTSMLIAPDIWRRMFKGRHKRLIDKLKKKNPDIIIIMHSDGAVAPLLDDFIEIGVDVYNPVQPNVPGSDPRELKDKYGNRICFFGGIDQQELLPRGDVEEIRKEIKRRIGILGEGRGYLLAPAHIVQADVSTETVKEMIKAAMKFGSYGSPNG